A stretch of the Symbiobacterium terraclitae genome encodes the following:
- a CDS encoding 4Fe-4S binding protein yields the protein MPHFIDEKCIGCTACVSVCPTEAISGERKQLHFIDPKLCIDCDACVRACPVLAIADEFGVYKPRIAKRSDWPKPVIDPVSCSGCDFCVEICPFDCLELAGDGPFFGTAVLVRPNACVACRECEEVCAKGAIIVVPPGELHPTALAEGRA from the coding sequence ATGCCCCACTTCATCGACGAGAAGTGCATCGGCTGCACTGCCTGCGTGTCCGTCTGCCCCACAGAGGCGATCAGCGGCGAGCGGAAGCAGCTTCACTTCATAGACCCGAAGCTCTGCATCGACTGTGACGCCTGCGTGCGCGCCTGCCCGGTGCTCGCCATCGCCGACGAGTTCGGCGTCTACAAGCCCCGCATCGCCAAGCGGTCTGACTGGCCGAAGCCCGTCATCGATCCCGTCTCCTGCTCGGGGTGCGACTTCTGCGTGGAGATCTGCCCCTTCGACTGCCTCGAGCTGGCCGGTGACGGTCCGTTCTTCGGCACCGCGGTGCTGGTCCGGCCCAACGCCTGCGTCGCCTGCCGGGAGTGCGAGGAGGTGTGCGCCAAGGGCGCGATCATCGTCGTCCCGCCCGGCGAACTCCACCCCACCGCGCTGGCGGAGGGGCGGGCCTGA
- the ppaX gene encoding pyrophosphatase PpaX, producing MRNFDAVLFDLDGTLIDTNQLIVESFQHVFRSELGLEVTPAEIYPYFGEPLHTTLARYGPDRADELVAAYRKFNLSQHDRMVRPFPGVAGAVADLQAAGVRLGVVTSKITELALRGLRVCGIADYFPVVVGVDQTQRHKPEPDPALRAIALLGVEPGPRVLMVGDSPFDIACGRAAGCMTAAVGWAANPAPLAACRPDFWIEQPADLVTVVTGPAGGDCGSAAGPG from the coding sequence TTGCGGAACTTTGACGCCGTCCTTTTCGACCTTGACGGCACGCTCATCGACACGAACCAACTGATCGTGGAGTCGTTCCAGCACGTCTTCCGGAGCGAACTGGGCCTGGAGGTGACCCCGGCGGAGATCTACCCGTACTTCGGCGAGCCGCTCCATACCACGCTCGCCCGCTACGGCCCGGACCGGGCGGACGAGCTGGTGGCCGCCTACCGGAAGTTCAACCTCAGCCAGCACGACCGGATGGTGCGCCCCTTCCCCGGCGTGGCCGGGGCGGTGGCCGACCTGCAGGCGGCGGGCGTGCGCCTGGGCGTCGTCACCTCGAAGATCACCGAACTGGCCCTGCGGGGGCTGCGCGTCTGCGGCATCGCGGACTACTTCCCAGTGGTGGTGGGCGTGGATCAGACCCAGCGGCACAAGCCCGAACCCGATCCTGCGCTGAGGGCGATCGCCCTCCTGGGCGTGGAGCCGGGGCCGCGCGTCCTGATGGTGGGGGACAGCCCTTTTGACATCGCCTGCGGCCGCGCCGCGGGCTGCATGACCGCCGCGGTGGGTTGGGCCGCCAACCCGGCCCCGCTGGCCGCCTGCCGGCCCGACTTCTGGATCGAGCAGCCGGCGGATCTCGTCACGGTGGTGACCGGCCCTGCGGGAGGCGACTGCGGGAGTGCCGCAGGCCCAGGATAA
- the extP gene encoding selenite/tellurite reduction operon b-type cytochrome ExtP yields MSLWARFKNTTLYKSIYRNEYPDTPRNQVLVILNSVVLHLHPVKVPRRAVRMSYTWGLGGLSLLMFLILTVTGVWLMFYYVPAVPDAYESMKLLETNVIFGPFARNLHRWAAHGMVIAVWLHMTRVFYTGSYKPPREFNWVIGVVLFLVTVLLSFTGYLLPWDQLAYWAIQVGSNMAKVSPVIGTYVQRALLGGFDIGPATLVRWYTLHVILLPLACIVLMAMHFWRIRKDGGISTPIPYDEDEDQDENPPPGGDEPNK; encoded by the coding sequence GTGAGTTTGTGGGCCAGGTTCAAGAACACGACGCTCTACAAGTCGATCTACCGAAACGAGTACCCAGATACCCCGCGCAACCAGGTGCTGGTGATTCTCAACAGCGTCGTGCTGCACCTGCACCCGGTGAAGGTGCCCCGGCGCGCCGTGCGGATGAGTTATACCTGGGGCCTTGGCGGGCTGTCGCTGCTCATGTTCCTGATCCTGACCGTGACGGGCGTCTGGCTGATGTTCTACTACGTCCCGGCCGTTCCTGACGCTTACGAATCGATGAAGCTGTTGGAGACCAACGTGATCTTCGGCCCGTTCGCCCGCAATCTGCACCGGTGGGCCGCCCACGGCATGGTTATCGCCGTGTGGCTGCACATGACGCGGGTCTTCTACACCGGTTCCTACAAGCCGCCCCGGGAGTTCAACTGGGTGATCGGCGTCGTCCTCTTCCTCGTAACCGTCCTGCTCTCGTTCACCGGCTACCTGCTGCCCTGGGACCAGCTGGCCTACTGGGCGATCCAGGTAGGCTCCAACATGGCCAAGGTCTCCCCGGTGATCGGTACCTACGTGCAGCGGGCGCTCCTGGGCGGCTTTGACATCGGCCCGGCCACGCTGGTGCGCTGGTACACCCTGCATGTCATCCTGCTGCCGCTGGCGTGCATCGTGCTGATGGCCATGCACTTCTGGCGCATCCGCAAGGACGGCGGCATCTCGACCCCCATCCCGTATGACGAGGATGAGGATCAGGACGAGAATCCGCCGCCGGGCGGCGACGAGCCGAACAAGTAG
- a CDS encoding c-type cytochrome — protein sequence MRNERKYKVITLLSFALAILLLGTGIREPWRMATAEYRQHEEYVLKGAQLYAENCVQCHGPYGEGVIGMPLNRAEFRADPDSPAGKDIYRYIYDTIAMGRDGNANHFQWVKVQTPEGKDAWMSYTEMPAWLKAYGGPMDEEAVKALTLFIMKDDPTGSQWYMVGNSQKAPIPAADLTADESGEIPLPDADVSPEVNATAKALLRDYTKSQCLTCHTIGSKGGKIGPDLTRVGAWGIDQAFLEDWIKRASGPNAMPHDERMPIYWSQNRAIASTEIDLSKKVVSEGPYYMPAFEGRLTDEEIATIAEYLLGLK from the coding sequence GTGCGTAACGAGAGGAAGTACAAGGTCATTACATTGCTCTCCTTTGCGCTGGCCATCCTGCTGCTGGGCACAGGCATCCGGGAACCGTGGCGCATGGCGACCGCGGAGTACCGGCAGCACGAGGAGTACGTGCTGAAGGGCGCCCAGCTCTATGCCGAGAACTGCGTGCAGTGCCACGGCCCCTACGGCGAGGGCGTGATCGGCATGCCGCTGAACCGGGCCGAGTTCCGTGCGGACCCCGATTCCCCGGCCGGCAAGGATATCTACCGTTACATCTACGACACGATCGCCATGGGGCGGGATGGCAACGCCAACCACTTCCAGTGGGTGAAGGTGCAGACGCCCGAGGGCAAGGACGCCTGGATGTCCTACACCGAGATGCCCGCCTGGCTGAAGGCCTACGGCGGCCCCATGGACGAGGAGGCCGTCAAGGCGCTGACCCTCTTCATCATGAAGGACGATCCGACGGGGTCGCAGTGGTATATGGTCGGCAACTCCCAGAAGGCGCCGATCCCGGCCGCCGACCTGACGGCTGATGAGTCCGGCGAGATCCCGCTGCCCGACGCGGACGTCTCTCCCGAGGTCAACGCCACCGCCAAGGCGCTGCTGCGGGACTACACCAAGAGCCAGTGCCTCACCTGCCATACCATCGGCTCCAAGGGCGGCAAGATCGGTCCGGATCTGACCCGGGTGGGCGCCTGGGGCATCGACCAGGCCTTCCTGGAGGACTGGATCAAGCGGGCCAGCGGTCCCAACGCCATGCCGCACGACGAGCGCATGCCCATCTACTGGAGCCAGAACCGTGCCATCGCGAGCACGGAGATCGACCTGAGCAAGAAGGTGGTCTCCGAGGGGCCGTACTACATGCCTGCCTTCGAGGGCCGGCTGACCGACGAAGAGATCGCGACGATCGCCGAGTACCTGCTGGGGCTGAAGTAG
- a CDS encoding 4Fe-4S binding protein, with product MKSRLGKVKTVIRRYRRASQMAVLSLLILSPFVNLFRFDLPSMSLYLFGVRLWTKHVVVFFLLLVTVIYFIIAASLLFGRVFCGWVCPQNLFNEVTREWDRRFGRAGSILVSLLVGLFGGFVVWSYFSDGTVLLRQYLSGQVPVGPTAFIAAAGLFFTLAMAWWRTAICRVACPYGHLQSIITNAETMHLQVFNMPGTRDICATCGLCAEICHMGVDPRTPEQKNCVVCGDCLDACALVSQARGVPRVLNFTIGAGERAVALRERGRLLQNVRHLAPRLVLPLLLTTVLSGVSGYLLANRPLVDLVVAKDHRHVLAAGGPVSSGGVMAVSLINLADRADHFRLLVEGLPEGWAALERTTVDLGPGERALVRLRVNPTERQVGIHRFTVRVVGEQSGAEASFETVHVVY from the coding sequence ATGAAGAGCCGCCTCGGCAAGGTGAAAACGGTCATCCGGCGCTATCGCCGTGCCTCGCAGATGGCCGTCCTCTCCCTGCTGATCCTCTCACCGTTCGTGAACCTCTTCCGGTTCGACCTGCCCAGCATGTCGCTCTACCTGTTCGGCGTCCGGCTCTGGACGAAGCACGTGGTCGTCTTCTTCCTGCTGCTGGTAACGGTGATCTACTTCATCATCGCGGCCAGCCTGCTGTTCGGGCGGGTCTTCTGCGGTTGGGTCTGCCCGCAGAACCTGTTCAACGAGGTGACCCGGGAATGGGACCGGCGCTTCGGCCGCGCCGGCAGCATCCTGGTCTCGCTGCTCGTCGGCCTGTTCGGCGGTTTCGTCGTCTGGAGCTACTTCAGCGATGGGACCGTCCTCCTGCGGCAGTACCTGAGCGGGCAGGTACCGGTCGGCCCCACGGCCTTCATCGCCGCCGCCGGGCTCTTCTTCACGCTGGCCATGGCGTGGTGGCGCACCGCGATCTGCCGGGTGGCTTGCCCCTACGGGCACCTGCAGTCGATCATCACGAATGCGGAGACGATGCACCTGCAGGTGTTCAACATGCCGGGCACCCGCGACATCTGCGCCACGTGCGGGCTCTGCGCCGAGATCTGCCACATGGGGGTGGACCCGCGCACGCCTGAGCAGAAGAACTGCGTGGTCTGCGGCGACTGCCTGGACGCCTGCGCCCTCGTCTCGCAGGCCCGCGGGGTGCCGCGGGTGCTGAACTTCACCATCGGCGCGGGCGAACGGGCGGTCGCACTGAGGGAGCGGGGGCGGCTGCTGCAGAACGTGCGCCACCTGGCGCCCCGGCTGGTCCTGCCGCTCCTTCTCACCACGGTGCTCAGCGGTGTGTCGGGCTACCTCCTGGCCAACCGGCCGCTGGTGGACCTGGTGGTGGCCAAGGACCACCGGCACGTGCTGGCGGCCGGCGGCCCGGTGAGCAGCGGCGGCGTCATGGCCGTGTCCCTGATCAACCTCGCGGACCGCGCGGACCACTTCCGCCTGCTCGTCGAGGGGCTGCCGGAGGGCTGGGCCGCCCTGGAGCGGACCACGGTGGACCTCGGACCCGGTGAACGCGCCCTGGTGAGGCTGCGCGTGAACCCGACCGAGCGGCAGGTCGGCATCCATCGCTTCACCGTGCGCGTGGTGGGCGAGCAGAGCGGGGCGGAGGCCAGCTTCGAGACAGTGCACGTGGTGTACTGA
- a CDS encoding UvrB/UvrC motif-containing protein, which yields MLCERCGQREATVHQTMVTNGVKQESHLCVECAREIGAIPNFSFPNLSMQQLLSSFLGQTLPGTGAPKAQLKAEPTCRYCGMTYSQFAQAGVLGCPRCYQEMEQQLLPMIKRIQGTTTHSGKVPKRTGGIARKRRDLAALRAQLQSAVQGERYEEAARLRDQIRALEAEIAAGGEDRGME from the coding sequence ATGCTGTGCGAACGGTGTGGCCAGCGCGAGGCGACGGTTCACCAGACCATGGTTACCAATGGTGTGAAGCAGGAATCGCATCTGTGTGTGGAGTGCGCCCGGGAGATCGGTGCGATACCGAACTTCTCGTTCCCGAACCTCTCGATGCAGCAGCTGCTGAGCTCCTTCCTGGGCCAGACGCTGCCGGGAACCGGGGCCCCCAAGGCGCAGCTGAAGGCCGAGCCGACCTGCCGTTACTGCGGCATGACCTACAGCCAGTTCGCCCAGGCCGGGGTGCTCGGGTGCCCCAGGTGCTACCAGGAGATGGAGCAGCAGCTGCTGCCCATGATCAAGCGGATTCAGGGCACCACGACCCACAGCGGCAAGGTGCCGAAGCGCACCGGCGGCATCGCCCGCAAGCGGCGTGACCTCGCGGCGCTCCGGGCCCAGCTGCAGAGCGCGGTGCAGGGCGAGCGGTACGAGGAGGCAGCCCGGCTCCGGGACCAGATTCGGGCGCTGGAGGCGGAGATCGCTGCAGGGGGTGAGGACCGTGGGATGGAATGA
- a CDS encoding CtsR family transcriptional regulator, producing the protein MANLADEIERYLKEHLRRSEILEVQRAMLAARFDCAPSQINYVLSTRFTPERGYVVESRRGGGGYIRIIRLNIRNSDDLQELIQREVGEGISQAEALDIVARLYEQEIIDEREAAIMQSVLRRDALPLDLPARDVVRASLLKAMLTAILRF; encoded by the coding sequence ATGGCCAATCTGGCCGACGAGATCGAACGGTACCTCAAGGAGCATCTCCGCAGGTCTGAGATCCTGGAGGTTCAGCGGGCCATGCTGGCCGCCCGGTTCGACTGCGCACCGTCACAGATCAACTACGTGCTCTCCACCCGGTTCACCCCAGAGCGGGGCTATGTGGTCGAGAGCCGCCGGGGTGGCGGCGGCTACATCCGGATCATCAGGCTGAACATCCGAAACAGCGACGACCTGCAGGAACTGATCCAGCGGGAGGTCGGCGAGGGCATCAGCCAGGCCGAGGCGCTGGACATCGTGGCCCGCCTCTACGAGCAGGAGATCATCGACGAACGGGAGGCGGCCATCATGCAGTCCGTGCTGCGCCGGGACGCGCTGCCGCTCGACCTGCCCGCCAGAGACGTCGTGCGGGCCAGCCTGCTCAAGGCCATGCTCACGGCAATCCTGCGCTTCTGA
- a CDS encoding ubiquinol-cytochrome c reductase iron-sulfur subunit, translated as MAAENRVHAAAAAPPTSGPAAEGMTRRQLLRSSMFATIGAMFGLAAAGGGGMFWPIKLSGFGGIVPAPVKAHEMQVGDVVTVRDGKYYLTRSEDGLMALYWKCVHLGCTVPWNAAAGKFMCPCHASVYDITGQNIAGPAPRPLDMMEITVEPDGTVLVNTGKITERVRHEPEHAVKI; from the coding sequence ATGGCCGCTGAGAATAGGGTCCACGCGGCGGCGGCCGCTCCGCCGACCTCCGGCCCTGCCGCGGAAGGCATGACCCGTCGCCAGCTTCTGCGCAGCTCGATGTTTGCCACCATCGGGGCCATGTTCGGCCTGGCCGCGGCGGGCGGCGGTGGCATGTTCTGGCCGATCAAGCTCTCCGGGTTCGGCGGCATCGTCCCCGCCCCGGTCAAGGCGCACGAGATGCAGGTGGGCGACGTCGTCACCGTCCGGGACGGCAAGTACTACCTCACCCGCAGCGAGGACGGCCTCATGGCCCTCTACTGGAAGTGCGTGCACCTGGGGTGCACGGTCCCGTGGAACGCTGCCGCCGGCAAGTTCATGTGCCCGTGCCACGCCTCGGTCTACGACATCACCGGACAGAACATCGCCGGCCCGGCTCCCCGGCCCCTGGATATGATGGAGATCACGGTGGAGCCCGACGGCACCGTGCTGGTCAACACCGGCAAGATCACCGAGCGGGTGCGCCACGAGCCCGAGCATGCCGTGAAGATCTAG
- the fusA gene encoding elongation factor G has protein sequence MGLRRFAVEKVRNLALIAHSGAGKTSLAEAMLFNAGATDRLGRVDEGNTIMDFDPEEIRRKVSISMGIAPLEWKGLKFNLLDTPGYFDFVGEVKAALRVVETAVLVIDAVGGVEVGSELTYQHAVDAGVSRMIVVNKMDRENANFQKALGALESTFGRAVVPFQLPIGAEASFSGVVDVVAQKAYVFSGKNVKEEAVPGDLAGQVAEIREKMMELAAEADDELTMKFLEEGELSQEELERGLRLGVHKGDIVPVLVAAATKNIGVTTLMDAIATYAPSPADRGELVGQTPDGEPVSRPIGDDQPFSALVFKTTADPFVGRMTIMRIFNGKVTNDQTVYNITRGRSEKLSHMFIPKGKAQEQVTEAGPGDIIAVAKLSVTQTNDSLGEEARPMVLEPVAFPAPVYSVAVYPKAKGDEEKIGSGLQRLAEEDATFTVQRDPVTAEIIISGLGETHVDVMVERLKRKFGAEAVLSEPKVAYKETIRGKAQGEYKHKKQSGGRGQYGHCKIEIEPLFDGEYEFVDKIFAGAIPLNYRPAVDKGVQETMAEGVLAGYPVTGIRCTLLDGSYHDVDSSEMAFKIAARNAFKIAFMNAKPVLLEPIMRLEVIVPESYMGDIMGDLNKKRGRIAGMEPTGDGKQIIRASAPLAELRRYAIDLRSMTQGRGQFTMEFDHYEEAPAQVAKAVIEAAAANRKEDSE, from the coding sequence ATGGGGTTGAGAAGATTTGCTGTCGAGAAGGTGCGGAACCTCGCCTTAATTGCCCACAGCGGCGCGGGGAAGACTTCGCTGGCTGAGGCCATGCTCTTCAACGCCGGGGCGACGGACCGGCTTGGGCGCGTCGACGAGGGCAATACGATAATGGACTTTGACCCCGAGGAAATCCGGCGGAAGGTCTCCATCTCCATGGGTATCGCGCCCCTGGAGTGGAAGGGCCTGAAGTTCAACCTGCTGGACACCCCCGGGTATTTTGATTTTGTCGGTGAGGTCAAGGCGGCGCTTCGCGTCGTGGAGACCGCGGTCCTGGTGATCGACGCCGTCGGTGGCGTCGAGGTGGGCTCCGAGCTGACCTACCAGCACGCGGTGGACGCCGGCGTCTCCCGGATGATCGTCGTCAACAAGATGGACCGGGAGAACGCCAACTTCCAGAAGGCCCTGGGCGCGCTGGAGTCCACGTTCGGCCGCGCCGTCGTGCCGTTCCAGCTGCCCATCGGCGCCGAGGCCAGCTTCAGCGGCGTCGTCGACGTTGTTGCGCAGAAGGCTTACGTCTTCTCCGGCAAGAACGTCAAGGAGGAGGCCGTGCCGGGCGATCTGGCCGGGCAGGTCGCAGAGATCCGCGAGAAGATGATGGAGCTGGCCGCGGAGGCCGACGACGAGCTCACGATGAAGTTCCTCGAGGAGGGCGAGCTCTCGCAGGAGGAGCTGGAGCGCGGGCTCCGGCTCGGGGTGCACAAGGGCGACATCGTCCCGGTGCTCGTGGCGGCGGCCACGAAGAACATCGGCGTCACCACGCTGATGGACGCCATCGCCACCTACGCCCCGTCGCCCGCCGACCGCGGCGAGCTGGTCGGCCAGACGCCTGACGGCGAGCCCGTGAGCCGCCCGATCGGCGACGACCAGCCCTTCAGCGCCCTGGTCTTCAAGACCACGGCAGACCCGTTCGTCGGCCGCATGACGATCATGCGCATCTTCAACGGCAAGGTCACCAACGACCAGACCGTGTACAACATCACGCGGGGCCGCTCCGAGAAGCTGAGCCACATGTTCATTCCCAAGGGCAAGGCGCAGGAGCAGGTGACCGAGGCGGGCCCCGGTGACATCATCGCCGTCGCGAAGCTCTCCGTCACCCAGACCAACGACTCCCTGGGCGAGGAAGCCCGGCCCATGGTGCTCGAGCCCGTGGCCTTCCCGGCGCCGGTCTACTCGGTGGCGGTCTATCCCAAGGCGAAGGGCGACGAGGAGAAGATCGGCTCAGGCCTGCAGCGCCTGGCCGAGGAGGACGCCACCTTCACGGTCCAGCGCGACCCCGTGACTGCCGAGATCATCATCTCCGGCCTCGGCGAGACCCACGTCGACGTGATGGTCGAGCGGCTCAAGCGGAAGTTCGGCGCCGAAGCCGTCCTCAGCGAGCCGAAGGTCGCTTACAAGGAGACCATCCGCGGCAAGGCCCAGGGCGAGTACAAGCACAAGAAGCAGTCCGGCGGCCGCGGCCAGTACGGCCACTGCAAGATCGAGATTGAGCCGCTCTTCGACGGCGAGTACGAGTTCGTCGACAAGATCTTTGCCGGCGCCATCCCGCTCAACTACCGCCCGGCCGTCGACAAGGGCGTGCAGGAGACGATGGCCGAGGGCGTGCTGGCCGGCTATCCGGTGACCGGCATCCGCTGCACCCTGCTCGACGGCTCGTACCACGACGTCGACTCCTCCGAAATGGCCTTCAAGATCGCCGCCCGCAACGCGTTCAAGATCGCCTTCATGAACGCCAAGCCGGTCCTGCTGGAGCCGATCATGCGGCTTGAGGTCATCGTGCCCGAGTCGTACATGGGCGATATCATGGGCGACCTGAACAAGAAGCGCGGCCGCATCGCCGGCATGGAGCCCACCGGCGACGGCAAGCAGATCATCCGTGCCTCCGCGCCGCTGGCCGAGCTGCGCCGCTACGCCATCGACCTGCGCTCCATGACCCAGGGACGCGGCCAGTTCACGATGGAGTTCGACCATTACGAGGAGGCGCCGGCCCAGGTGGCCAAGGCGGTCATCGAGGCCGCCGCCGCCAACCGGAAGGAAGACTCGGAGTAG
- a CDS encoding class I SAM-dependent rRNA methyltransferase — protein sequence MAVVQLARGRHKRVQDGHPWIFQGEVEEVRGEFAPGDVVTVVDYRGRFLGKGYINPASQIIVRMLTNRDEPVDRDFFRRRVERAWAYRQRLLPDVEACRVVFGEADFLPGLIVDKFGDVLVVQTLALGIDRWLPDIVDILDDLLHPRGIYERNDVPVRRLEGLEERTGYLRGEFDPRLTIVENGLEIAVDVATGQKTGYFLDQRENRRAVRPYAAGGRVLDCFCNVGGFALNAAAGGAREVVAVDSSEEALAAARLNAERNGLSDKIRFLAGNAFDILRQMEANQERFDLIVLDPPAFAKNRAALEGAVRGYKEINLRALRMLPEGGFLVTCSCSYHMTPDIFKAVVADAARDSRRRLRLVEERAQAVDHPIVVGYDESHYLKCLIYEVI from the coding sequence ATGGCTGTTGTTCAGCTGGCCAGGGGCCGGCACAAGCGGGTGCAGGACGGGCACCCCTGGATCTTCCAGGGCGAGGTCGAGGAGGTGCGCGGCGAGTTCGCACCCGGCGATGTCGTGACCGTGGTCGATTACCGCGGGCGATTCCTCGGGAAGGGGTACATCAACCCGGCTTCGCAGATTATCGTGCGGATGTTGACGAACAGGGACGAACCGGTCGACCGCGACTTCTTCCGGCGCAGGGTGGAACGGGCGTGGGCCTACAGGCAGCGCCTGCTGCCGGACGTGGAGGCCTGCCGCGTTGTCTTCGGCGAGGCCGACTTCCTGCCGGGCCTCATCGTGGACAAGTTCGGCGACGTGCTCGTGGTGCAGACCCTGGCCCTCGGCATCGACCGCTGGCTTCCGGACATCGTCGACATCCTGGACGACCTGCTGCACCCCCGCGGCATCTACGAGCGCAACGACGTGCCCGTGCGGCGGCTGGAGGGGCTGGAGGAGCGCACGGGCTACCTGCGGGGAGAGTTCGACCCACGGCTGACCATCGTGGAGAACGGGCTGGAGATCGCGGTGGACGTCGCCACGGGGCAGAAGACCGGCTACTTCCTCGACCAGCGGGAGAACCGGCGCGCGGTGCGGCCGTACGCCGCCGGCGGGCGGGTGCTGGACTGCTTCTGCAACGTGGGCGGCTTTGCCCTCAACGCCGCCGCCGGCGGCGCGCGGGAGGTCGTCGCCGTGGACTCGTCGGAGGAGGCGCTGGCCGCGGCGCGGCTGAACGCCGAGCGCAACGGACTGAGCGACAAGATCCGATTCCTGGCCGGCAACGCCTTCGACATTCTGCGACAGATGGAGGCGAACCAGGAGCGCTTCGACCTGATCGTGCTGGATCCGCCCGCCTTCGCCAAGAACCGCGCCGCGCTGGAGGGGGCCGTGCGGGGCTACAAGGAGATCAACCTGCGCGCCCTGCGCATGCTGCCAGAGGGCGGCTTCCTCGTCACGTGCTCCTGCTCCTACCACATGACGCCCGACATCTTCAAGGCGGTGGTGGCCGACGCCGCCCGGGACTCGCGCCGGCGGCTCCGCCTCGTCGAGGAGCGGGCCCAGGCAGTGGACCACCCCATCGTGGTGGGCTACGACGAGAGCCACTACCTGAAGTGCCTCATCTACGAGGTGATCTGA
- a CDS encoding menaquinol-cytochrome C reductase, whose protein sequence is MADTTEKYQQTGPKVQPGQKEEMVYTWPFLVSIEAIMAVTMILAFALMATFVDAPLLDMANPDKTPNPAKAPWYFLGLQELLLHMDPALAGVIVPTAALVLLAMIPYVDRDRRGTGIWFSTKKGVPITVFSAIYTAVIEIALVLVDEVVRVPGMPEGSYRISATVTYLLEQTGLPTAAVSWVGSIFIPLCLMIGIPWVLVSIVRRRYKANTREVMIALYTFYFTSFIVLSAIGTFFRGESMHLVWPWELQPPH, encoded by the coding sequence ATGGCTGACACGACCGAGAAGTATCAGCAGACGGGCCCCAAGGTGCAGCCCGGTCAGAAGGAAGAGATGGTCTACACCTGGCCGTTCCTCGTCTCCATCGAGGCGATCATGGCTGTCACCATGATCCTGGCCTTCGCCCTGATGGCGACGTTCGTGGACGCGCCGCTGCTCGACATGGCCAACCCCGACAAGACGCCCAACCCGGCCAAGGCGCCGTGGTACTTCCTGGGCCTGCAGGAGCTGCTGCTCCACATGGACCCGGCGCTGGCCGGCGTGATCGTGCCCACGGCCGCCCTGGTGCTGCTGGCGATGATCCCCTACGTTGACCGGGACCGGCGGGGCACCGGCATCTGGTTCTCCACCAAGAAGGGCGTGCCCATCACCGTTTTCTCCGCCATCTACACCGCGGTGATCGAGATCGCCCTGGTGCTGGTGGACGAGGTGGTCCGGGTGCCCGGCATGCCCGAGGGCTCCTACCGCATCTCGGCCACGGTGACCTACCTCCTGGAGCAGACCGGCCTGCCGACCGCCGCAGTCTCCTGGGTCGGGTCGATCTTCATCCCCCTCTGCCTGATGATCGGCATCCCCTGGGTGTTGGTTTCGATCGTCAGGCGGCGCTACAAGGCCAACACCCGGGAGGTTATGATCGCACTGTACACGTTCTACTTCACTTCGTTCATCGTGCTCTCCGCGATCGGCACCTTCTTCCGGGGCGAGTCGATGCACCTCGTTTGGCCGTGGGAGCTCCAGCCTCCGCACTAG